The genomic DNA ATTGATCTCGCCCGAAACCCAAGGTTTTCCCAAGTGCCCTTTTATCACTGGTATGAAATGAGTCATGCCGCGTTCGCCCCTTTGCGCGCGGTCGCAGATGCTACCAAATTGTATTACGATAACCCGCTCAACCCGCTGTCTCACAGCGCCTTCGGCAAGAATGTCTCTGCCGCTTGCGAATTGTTCGAGCGCACCACGCGGCGCTACGGCAAACCGGTATTCGGTCTGGAGACCACCGAAATTGATGGCATCGAGGTTCCGGTGCGCGAGAAAACCGTCTGGTCGCGGCCGTTTTGCAATCTTGTCCACTTCCAGCGGCCCAACCCGACACGGCGCAAGACATCTGCGCCGGAGCCCAAACTGCTCATCGTTGCGCCAATGTCCGGCCACTATGCCACCCTGCTGCGCGGCACTGTGGAAACCATGCTGCCCTATTACGATGTCTATGTCACAGACTGGATTGATGCCCGCGCGGTTCCGATGAGCGAAGGCGGTTTCGATCTGGATGATTATATCGACTATCTGATCCAGATATTCGGCCATCTCGGCAAGGGCGCTCATGTCATGGCGGTCTGCCAGCCATCTGTGCCCGTGCTTGCCGCCGCAGCTCTGATGGATGAAGCGGATCATCCGGCGCTGCCCGCGTCAATGGTGCTGATGGGGGGCCCGATTGACACCAGAATCAATCCTACTGCTGTCAACAAGATGGCCGAGGAAAAGGATCTGGAGTGGTTTGAGACCAATGCCGTGATGAAGGTGCCGTTCCCGCATCCCGGTTTCATGCGCCCGGTCTATCCCGGCTTTCTGCAACTCACCGGCTTCATGTCGATGAATCTCGACCGCCATCTGGACGCCCATAAGGAGTTTTTCAACCATCTTGTTGAAGGCGACGGTGATTCCGCCGACAAGCACACTGACTTCTATGATGAATATATGGCGGTCATGGATTTGACAGCCGAGTTTTACCTTCAGACTGTGGATGCAGTATTCATCAGACACGCCCTGCCAAAGGGCGAATTTACCTATCGCGGCCATCTGGTCGACCCCTCTGCCATTCACCGCATTGCGCTGATGACGGTTGAAGGCGAGAATGATGATATCTCCGGCGTTGGACAGACGCAAGCCGCCCACCGGGTCTGCACCAATCTGCCGGAGGATATGCGCGCTCATTACATGCAGCCCAAGGTCGGCCATTACGGCGTTTTCAACGGATCGCGGTTCCGCTCGGAAATTGCTCCGCGCATCCGCGATTTTACCGCGACTCACAGTGAGCGGCTGTCTGCAGTGAATGCTGCGCCCGCGCCGGTGGCAAAGCAGCCTGCGAAGGCGGTTGCAACCGCACCGGTCAAGAAACAACCATCTGCAGGCGCAGAACAGACCATTGCTGCCAAAACCCGCAAGAGCAGACGCAAAAAGCCGGCGCTGGCCAAAGCCAGAAATGATCTGGCCAGCTTGCTGTTGTCCAAACCGCAGGGTGCTGCGGATGATCTGAAGAAAATTTCGGGGCTCGGACCGAAGCTGGAAAACACGCTTAACCAGATCGGTATTTTTCACTTTGCCCAGATCGCCCGCTTGAGCCGCAAGGCAATTACCGAACTGGATGAAAAGCTGACATTCAAGGGCCGTATTGCCCGCGACAAATGGGTCGAGCAGGCAAAAAAACTGACGGATATGCCTGCGAAAGACGCCTCCCTCGGCTGACAATGCTGTTTGCTTCAAGACAGCAGAAACCTGCCAGGACTGAGCTGACAATGTACCATGATGGCCAGGCCATCATGGTTGAGCTGCGTCCCAATTCACGCGCCAGACGCTACATTTTAAAGCTCGATTCCAAACACCGAAAAGCCATCGTTACCATCCCCAAAGGCGGCAGCCGCAAGCAGGCGGAACGGTTTGCCCGCGATCAGGCCGACTGGATCATCGAGCGGCTCGGGCGGCTGGAAGAGCCTTGCCCGTTTGCGCCGGATGCATGGATTCCACTGCGCGGCGTGCAGCATCGGCTGGTCGCAACAGGGGCCAGGCGAGGGCTGGTAAAACCGGTCGAGGGCGAAGCCGGTGCCGAGCTTCATGTCGCCGGCGCCCCGGACCATTTCGCCCGCCGTGTGCAGGATTTCCTGAAGACCGAAGCGTTGAAAGATTACCGCCGCCTTGTGGCCGTGCACGGCGCGGCGTTAGGCGTGAAACCCGGCGCAATCCGGCTGCGCGACGGCAAAAGCCGCTGGGGATCATGCTCATCGGCAGGCACGCTGAGCTTTTCCTGGCGGCTGATCCTGGCACCGCCGGACGTGCTTGATTATCTGGTCGCCCATGAAGTAGCGCATCTGAAGGAAATGAACCACGGCCCGGATTTCTGGAACCATGTGGCAACGCTCTGCCCGCATTATGAGCGACATCGCCATTGGTTGCGCAGCGAAGGCACCCGGCTCTGGCGGTATGGTTCTGGGTGAAAAACAGAGTGTTTTTCGGACGCAGATGCCATGAAGACTGGATCCCCGGAACAAGTCCGGGGATGACGCTGGAGGGAGGGTTTTCATGGGGGTGGACAGTCTGCCATCCGGCAAATCCGTCCCTGAACAATTCGCCGCACTACCCCATCCCGTCATCCCCGGACTTGTTCCACTGGTGTCCGGTTTAAAATCGGTGGACATGTTGCATGGTATTGATTCTACTTGTTTCCAACGGTTTAGCGAACGTTATGGACACGAAGTAGAGGTCAACACCATGCGGCATGAGAATAGCGTATTTCACGAGATATTGAAGCATGTTCCCTGGGGCGTGTTTAATCGGCTTGTGGACAAGCACCAATCCGATCATCGTATTCGCCGGTTGAGTACGAAAGATCAGTTTATTGCCATGCTCTACGCGCAGTTTTCAGGCGCTGTCAGTCTGCGCGAGCTTGTTGGCGGGCTGGCCAGCCACCAAAACCGTCTTTATCATCTGGGAAGCCGTCCAGTTCAGCGCTCCACATTGGCTGATGCCAATGCCACCCGGCCAAGCGAGGTTTTTACTGACCTGTTTGCCACTCTTGCAGCAC from Pararhizobium sp. IMCC3301 includes the following:
- the phaZ gene encoding polyhydroxyalkanoate depolymerase, producing MTIDLARNPRFSQVPFYHWYEMSHAAFAPLRAVADATKLYYDNPLNPLSHSAFGKNVSAACELFERTTRRYGKPVFGLETTEIDGIEVPVREKTVWSRPFCNLVHFQRPNPTRRKTSAPEPKLLIVAPMSGHYATLLRGTVETMLPYYDVYVTDWIDARAVPMSEGGFDLDDYIDYLIQIFGHLGKGAHVMAVCQPSVPVLAAAALMDEADHPALPASMVLMGGPIDTRINPTAVNKMAEEKDLEWFETNAVMKVPFPHPGFMRPVYPGFLQLTGFMSMNLDRHLDAHKEFFNHLVEGDGDSADKHTDFYDEYMAVMDLTAEFYLQTVDAVFIRHALPKGEFTYRGHLVDPSAIHRIALMTVEGENDDISGVGQTQAAHRVCTNLPEDMRAHYMQPKVGHYGVFNGSRFRSEIAPRIRDFTATHSERLSAVNAAPAPVAKQPAKAVATAPVKKQPSAGAEQTIAAKTRKSRRKKPALAKARNDLASLLLSKPQGAADDLKKISGLGPKLENTLNQIGIFHFAQIARLSRKAITELDEKLTFKGRIARDKWVEQAKKLTDMPAKDASLG
- a CDS encoding M48 family metallopeptidase, which produces MYHDGQAIMVELRPNSRARRYILKLDSKHRKAIVTIPKGGSRKQAERFARDQADWIIERLGRLEEPCPFAPDAWIPLRGVQHRLVATGARRGLVKPVEGEAGAELHVAGAPDHFARRVQDFLKTEALKDYRRLVAVHGAALGVKPGAIRLRDGKSRWGSCSSAGTLSFSWRLILAPPDVLDYLVAHEVAHLKEMNHGPDFWNHVATLCPHYERHRHWLRSEGTRLWRYGSG